The Proteiniphilum propionicum genome contains the following window.
CCATCCGAACTGCTTTTATACATAATTCTTTATTGGTGAACACAGCATGCGTGGAAGGATACTCTTTGACAAGGTAATTTGCCGCAGGATTACCATTTGGCAGTTTGATTATGTTCACGGGAAGAGCGGCCCGTTTACGAATTTGGTTGACCATATTCATGGCTTCCGCTGTATTTCCGTCATTCGCCAAACATTCGGCATAAAGCAATATCATATCCCTTAAACTCAGGTATTGCAAGTTTATGGCCGACCCCGGTGCCCAACCGGCACTTAATCCTCCACCGGCCAATCCCGCGTCTAATTCTTTTTTTGAATAAACGTGTTTCTTAGGCATAAAGAATCCGCCGTTCCCCATATCTCTCACCCAGTTGCTTTTGGGAAACCCCCAGTCTTTATAGGGGATACCGAAACGTCCAATGGCAAAATCGAGACGTGGGTCAACAAGGGCATTGGTATTGACAGATAGTGGCGCTTCTTTTTCAGTAGACGGGTTTTTTACCGATACATACGGCTCGCTCCTGTAAGAATTATCTAATAAAGGTAATCCGTCCGTACCCACTTTAAAAGAATTAGCCAATTCATAAGAAGGTTGGTAAAAGCCACAACATCCACCGGGAGAATCGGCACCACCATGGGGATAGCATAAAGACATTCCTGTATTGGCATTGTTATAGTCGTTAGAAAATTGAACCGCAAAAATAGACTCTTTACCGTTATCGCGATAACTATCAAAATTGGCGTTCATATCATCTTCCAACCCATATTTCAGGGCATTGGATGTTTGGCCGTTATCTATTACATCTTTCAGAATGGGTTTTGCTGAAGCCATGTCGCCTTTTTGCATCAGGATTTTAGCCTTTAACGCTTTGGCTGCCCACAAATTTGCTCTTCCAGGCAAATCCTGTTTTTCCGGCAAATTAGTTATAGCAACATCTATGTCGGCCAATACTTTCGGGTAAATGTCAACATCATTATGTATTTTGGGATCATTATCCTTGACGGTTTCATCCACCCATGGAATGAAAGGGCCAAACACTTTTATGCCCTCAAAATAGAACAACGTTCGGAGAAAATACAGTTCCCCTTTCCGGGTTTTCACAAAAATTTCCGGCAACTCTTCTTCCACTTCTTCTATGGTTTGCAAAGCAATGTTCACCCGTTTTGCGCCTTTATACACCCATATCCATTTTTGATTAATATAGTTATTGTTCGATTGCACACTATATTTCTCCATATCGTTTAAAACGGACTGGTCATTGGCATCGGAGCCTTTGTTGGCGTCGCCGCCATACATGCCTCCAAACGTCCAGTTAAAAGGGCTAGCACCCCAGCCATCTTCAGTAAGATTGGCATAAGCTGTTGTAGTAAGTAAATCGACACCTGTCTTATTCATCAAAGCAGCCTGATCTATACTCCCTTGAGGCGTTTTATAAAGAAAACTTTCTCCACAAGAAGCCAGCATAATAAAAATTGTGGCAATAAATGATATCAGAATATTATTATTTTTCATACTGTTTAATAATTTAAAGTAATTTAAAAAGCGAAATTTACGCCAAAAATTAATCGCATTGTTGTGGGCCAGCCTCCACCATCAATTCCACGGCTCAAGTCGGCACGATTACCCACTCCGGTTTCCCTGTTCGTAATTTCAGGATCCAATCCGGTGTATTTTGTAAAGGTCAACAAGTTCTCAGCTTGTAGATATATACGTAGGTTGGAAATAGTTGCCTTTTGTAACCATGACTTAGGCAATGTATACCCAACCACTAAATTTTTCAACCTTAAAAATGAACCGTCTTCAATGTAGTAAGAATTAAGCACTTTTCCTGTCCAACCATCCTTTGAGTCTAATATGGGCAATTGGGCTTTTGAATTGTCGGCACCTTTTTTCCAGGAAAGATCGCGCATTCGAGTGGAGCGGTTCCCTCCAAACAGGGGAAAATCAGTAAAAAATTTGGTGTTATTGAGAATATCGTTTCCTAAGGTTGAATACCAAAACATAGTCAAATCCCAATTTTTATACGTGAAAGAAGCATTTAAGCCGGCAATTAGATCGGGATGCGGACTACCGATGACTGTACGGTCGTTCATATCGATCTTACCATCGGGTTCTCCATTTTCGCCTCCACCCAAATCGGCATACTTGTACTTTCCCACATACTCCTGCGGACCCGGTTTATCGGGATCCAACAAATCTTTTTGGGTGGTATTATAGGGAACCGGAGAATTCATGACGTCTTGTTCATTTTCATAAAAGCCTATAATCTTAAATCCATAAAATTCCGATATGGGACGCCCTTTAATCGTACGTGTTTCACCCACATCAAAGCGGTCACCATATCCCCATAAAGCAAAATCATCGGAGTTGGAAAGGCGCAATACCGTATTTTTATAGGTTGATAAATTCAATCCGAGGTCCCAGGAAAAATCACCTTTTTTATCCCGATAATTAAATGTAAAATCGGCACCCACGTTTTTCATATCTCCGTAGTTGATGTACGGTTTTCCAATTTCATCGTTTGCTAAAGCCGAATAAGCAGCTTCTATCAACATGTCGGAAGTTTGTTTGTGATATAAATCCAATGATGTGGAGAATTTTCCATTCCCAAAAGTAGCATCAATTCCCAGATTGGCCATTTTAGTAGATTCCCACTTCGTATCTTCATTACCAAAACGGTTCAACCTGTAACCCAGGTTTGTTCCGGTATTTGCTCCGCCAAGATCATAATTTGTGGCTCGGGGATAGGTTGTAAACTCCATCGCGTAGTTAGTGGTTCGGGCCATCTCGGAATTACCGGTAATTCCATAACCAATACGCAATTTCAAATCGTCCAACCAGTCTCTTGTTCCCTCCATAAATTGTTCTTCCGATACACGCCAGCCCAAAGATGCCGATGGAAAAGTACCGTATCTGTTTTTTTTAGCAAACCGGGAAACTCCATCTCTGCGAACAATTCCCGTAAGTAGGTACTTGTCTTTAAAAGAATAGTCGGCACGGGCGAATATTCCAAAGAGAGCAAATTCACCGTTGTACCATGAATCATTTTCCCGTTGATCATTCCTTTCTCCCATCCCTAGCGTCCAGGTATTGATATTGTCTTCATACAAATATCCGAACCGCTGTCCGCTCATACCGCGTCCCAGCCCGTCACGGATGGCTTCCGATCCCAAGATCACATTTAACGAATGAATGTCGTCAA
Protein-coding sequences here:
- a CDS encoding RagB/SusD family nutrient uptake outer membrane protein, with translation MKNNNILISFIATIFIMLASCGESFLYKTPQGSIDQAALMNKTGVDLLTTTAYANLTEDGWGASPFNWTFGGMYGGDANKGSDANDQSVLNDMEKYSVQSNNNYINQKWIWVYKGAKRVNIALQTIEEVEEELPEIFVKTRKGELYFLRTLFYFEGIKVFGPFIPWVDETVKDNDPKIHNDVDIYPKVLADIDVAITNLPEKQDLPGRANLWAAKALKAKILMQKGDMASAKPILKDVIDNGQTSNALKYGLEDDMNANFDSYRDNGKESIFAVQFSNDYNNANTGMSLCYPHGGADSPGGCCGFYQPSYELANSFKVGTDGLPLLDNSYRSEPYVSVKNPSTEKEAPLSVNTNALVDPRLDFAIGRFGIPYKDWGFPKSNWVRDMGNGGFFMPKKHVYSKKELDAGLAGGGLSAGWAPGSAINLQYLSLRDMILLYAECLANDGNTAEAMNMVNQIRKRAALPVNIIKLPNGNPAANYLVKEYPSTHAVFTNKELCIKAVRMERKLELAMEGQRWFDLARLGGEYMSQQIKEYIDFEKGYLFTKFSAAVTLDASKTMFPIPQTQIQTMGNDENGEPYLVQPDPWK
- a CDS encoding SusC/RagA family TonB-linked outer membrane protein, coding for MGVFAQTNIRGTVTDAGSTPMIGVNVVEKGTLNGTVTDINGNFTLNVVSPGSVLVFSYVGYITQEITIGERRQFTVVMQEDLESLQEIVVVGYSTQAKKDITGSVTVVNTKDLLAASGSSATQQLQGKAAGVYVGQTGSPGSATMVRIRGINTVNDNGPLYVIDGVSTRNQNLSSLNPNDIESMQVLKDASSAAIYGAQAANGVILITTKRGTASGQPKLTYDAYYGVQKTTKRYDLLNSADRLALEWESLRNAMLLRGVPADKAIPYHAQFGEYPEPRIPNYLTVTGAKGENQDIKNYSFPDNQMVPFSDTDWWSEIDRVAPIQSHQLTLSGGNTKGKYLMGLNYFDQQGTVKYSYYKRYQTRLNSSFDVRPWLRFGENLQYTWTKDVGLNTNFNEANPYSWTYRASPWVPVKDEFGNWAGSKINGTGNFINVVAQEYRNKDNYWSNSRIFGNFWGEVDLIKELMFRTNFGVDYTNRYYYRMSKKNPEFSESPGTNNLEERSEFNFRWVWTNTLTYNRVFDDIHSLNVILGSEAIRDGLGRGMSGQRFGYLYEDNINTWTLGMGERNDQRENDSWYNGEFALFGIFARADYSFKDKYLLTGIVRRDGVSRFAKKNRYGTFPSASLGWRVSEEQFMEGTRDWLDDLKLRIGYGITGNSEMARTTNYAMEFTTYPRATNYDLGGANTGTNLGYRLNRFGNEDTKWESTKMANLGIDATFGNGKFSTSLDLYHKQTSDMLIEAAYSALANDEIGKPYINYGDMKNVGADFTFNYRDKKGDFSWDLGLNLSTYKNTVLRLSNSDDFALWGYGDRFDVGETRTIKGRPISEFYGFKIIGFYENEQDVMNSPVPYNTTQKDLLDPDKPGPQEYVGKYKYADLGGGENGEPDGKIDMNDRTVIGSPHPDLIAGLNASFTYKNWDLTMFWYSTLGNDILNNTKFFTDFPLFGGNRSTRMRDLSWKKGADNSKAQLPILDSKDGWTGKVLNSYYIEDGSFLRLKNLVVGYTLPKSWLQKATISNLRIYLQAENLLTFTKYTGLDPEITNRETGVGNRADLSRGIDGGGWPTTMRLIFGVNFAF